Within the Oreochromis niloticus isolate F11D_XX linkage group LG14, O_niloticus_UMD_NMBU, whole genome shotgun sequence genome, the region TTTAAACATTTCCTGATATGCTACAGTAAATTCAGCCTGAATTCAGCAGTGTGCAACAGTTCATCAGGTGCTTACATTTCTTAGAACAAATTATGAACAAAAACTACTCCTCGGGTGTCTAAACTCTCAAGAGTTATGGCTTCACATCCATTGTGAGTGCGGgactgctaaaaaaaaagagacttgTGGTAGCCATGGCAACGATATTGCTAGTCCTAAGACTAAGAAAGAATTTTGATGCACAGCTGTATGACAGGAATATACAGAGAGGGCTCACGTGCACATCTACACACAGACAACTTTTTGGAACAAGCACCACATGGGGTGCATCACTTTAGCAGAAATTACACCAAGTTATATACATTCACTGTAGACTATAATTGAGCAGAGCTTGGCATGTCCCAGTAATGTGGCTATGTGACACTGACAATACAGTATATtcttgggggttttttgtttttgtttttttaacatgaagCATTATTCTTTTTAGAGTTGAAATGGTTTACAAGCAGCCTGAATATGCAAATGTATCACATTTAACACAATctgacaaaaaaacagctggtgTTCTCAATAGGATATCTACTTGATTGTGCAGTTAATGGATTTCAATCCATGATGCCTGAAAGTGTTTTAATTCATGTTGTAGTGATTGTACAGTATAATATAAATACTGCAATTGAATGGGAGATAATTGcagaaatgtgtttatttgaaaaaagaaatatgacaGGACAGAGAATTATTCATGTGAACATTATTATCAAACAATCACAGTAGGGAACTGTTCCCTAATTTCATACAAACATTTTCTTGTCTGTCCAGACCGTATCTGATAGAAAATTAATATCTCAGCGTACAGATGATCTTTTCTTCCCCGTGTCCTCTGGAAGGAGAAGTTATTTTCTGTGATGAATTGAATTTCTTCCTCACATACCACTTTTCTGCCAGAAAAAGACAATCAAAATGCATtagtaaaacaaacacacaggatGAGACTTCAGGCTGGCTTGTAGGGTTTGAAACATAATCTCTATTCACAATTTTTTCTTTGAGGTAGTTTTCCTCTTGTGTATACACGTCATTTTGATCTgatgaaatgtgaaatattaaGTGGTTGCCAAGGATAAAATATTTCACCCAGATAGAGCCATCAATGTCTGTCTTAAATTTTCCTAAATTTTAAGTCCATCCaaccatttctgtttttaactgaaaccaTGACCTTGTGGTGGCGCTAAAAGGGAAAATCAGTGGATCAGCTAAGTCACAGCAAATCATTGTCTTGGGGTTTGCAAGTCTATGCAAAGCCCCATGGTAACCTATCAAATATTTTTTGAGATAGTTCAGTCTGAGTCAGAGTGGTGGGCTGAAAGTCAGACTGACTGACAAGCCACTGGCATTCACAACTTATTCAAAAttattcacatttaaaaactgttacaTCCAGCAAATACATACAATATTGCTGTATTACATTTAAGCATGTCATACATTTTAAAGAGAAATCAGATACCCAAGCAAAAATGAAGACGAAGTAGACAACAGCTATGCAACCGACAATCCATCCTACGATCAACAGAACAGGGAATAGTTTGTAGGATGAATCTGTTGGACCCACAACTAGAGACAAATACAGAAACAATATCAATGTGATGGGTGGTTGAGGAAAAATTTATTCAACGGAGCCCCCCCCCCATGTTGTGTCTCAGTTCTGGGTAGTATGCGTGTGTCTTACCTCGCCTGGACATGGCACTTCTCTCTGTTCTAATCTTTTTGTTGTGATGTGTGCAAAACCAGCCTCCTTGCTGTGAGGACTTGATGTTGGCATCCGGCAGAGCAGGGTGAAACAAATCTGGTGGAGTTGGAATACAATCCATCTTTAGCCCTTCTTCAGTCCCATTTGATTTTAGCCTGTTCTCCTCTACCCAACATTCACAATACACTTTATATTACTGACAGAACATTTAAATTTtcctttagttttatttatttctttttttttggaaatGATGCCGTGGCTGTCACATTGTTTTCTCTATGGACCAAGTCCCAGCTGTGGTGGGCCCTGGGCTTCTCTTCTCTTATCCTCCCGGGAGAAACTGTTACAGCTGAGGCTGCAATATTGTCTCTAGAGTGTATTCTGACTCTCCAGCAGCTCAATACTCTGGGTCAATATTAGAGCAACGAGagataaaatgcatttttctgaaaGGTTTCTTTTGTGGATTTTGacctgtctgttttttttctacacagattagccaagaaacacaagaaactgattattaatatttaaatattatatttatttaattcgtACAAACCCagtgtaaaaatatataaaaaggtTTGGAGTTATGTGCAGGGCTATTTCTTGGCCAGGAGCTGTGGCTCCCCAGAGTCTGGGCAGGTTACTTGTCAGTAAAACCACAGTCAGTCATTTCCACACTTTGTGTTTTCCACACAATAATCACATTGGATGCAACATGCCAACTGATGTGGAAAcagattttgttttatgtgttgaTAGAAATAGGCGTGTCgatgagagaaggagagaggagagaggaggagaggagcagTAATTACTGGAGACCTTTTAAGAACCAACAAAGGATGAAGGAGGAGAGCAGAGGAAAAGTGAGATCATGTGCCCTGGAAAGCAGAGGGCACAGGAAGATTCAGAGGAAGGGAAGAAAACGAGAACGCAAAAGAGAGGGCACTCATGGTGTAATTGGATCAGCACTTGCAACTgacagcctctccttctgaaaATGACAGCTCTTTTTCTCTGGCTAAGCcctttcattgttaataccccTCAAGTCCCCCCCCTTCTAATTGTAGATCCAGCACGCTCACCTGCTAACATATGGCCCAGAGTCTGTATGCTGAGATCTGAAAAGTATGAGGTCAGGCTGATTGCAAGATTACATGAAAGTGCCCAACGTCTGCTGTCAGTGCAAAGTGTGGGTGTTGATGAAATTGACACAGCTGTTTCCAATGATTTTACACCATTGCTGCAACAACTTACTTTGAGGTGAAACGTAAATATAGCATCTATATTTTAAAACCTCTTTCCCTGGTGATCTGAATGTGCACACCTGGGTGTTACTCCATTCCTCTGTTAACTCCAAATTAGCCTGTAATCTCTTTCTCCTCCTGCTAAGCCTTGATCAGATTTCCCATCTTTGCTGCAGTGATTCGTATATAGTAGCTACATtgttttcctcctctttccttTAGTGTGACAAAAATTACTTGAAACCACTGTTGCTCAAAGTAACTGTTCATCTGTATTGTTGGTTTGTGATTAGAGGATTTATGTGAAGTATTTTCACGCTCATATCTGTTGTACTAACTAATCAACGTTGGATATTCTTTGAATTTCTCTTACTGCACTTTTTTCTATCAAATATGCATTTCAGCTCCATGGCTGCTTTGCTGACAATAAGTTTTATGGAGAGAAGTAGGAACTCTTGCCAGTGGTAAAATATATTCCAGGTAGTGTTTATCAGGTAGGGTATATTGATTGATGTGTTCTGTGTTCATGTGAGAGCAGCACAGCCTGAGCTGGAATTTCAGACTGAGAAGGCTAGTGCTTCCCCTAAAACGATGGACTTTAAAGGatgtaatgttttcttttccttaacATTAGCTAACTAAGCATTTTTCATTGTATGGCTTTATTTCTGATGTTGATTTTTCTTGGTGTTATTTTCCTGTGTGACTCATGTAGCAGTTTTAACCAGTCAGCTTGTCAACACCTTGGGAATACGACCTTCGCAGTGGAGGAAATGAACAGTAACTCAGACCTCCTGTTCAGCTTCACCCTTGACTGTCTGAAAGCTGAGAGTTGCCTAGCAAAGGGCACCACTCTGTTAGCAGCCATGACTATGGTAACTAGAGATTAAGTTCATGCGCCAAACGTTCCACTGTAGA harbors:
- the strit1 gene encoding uncharacterized protein strit1, producing MLADLFHPALPDANIKSSQQGGWFCTHHNKKIRTERSAMSRRVVGPTDSSYKLFPVLLIVGWIVGCIAVVYFVFIFAWKSGM